In Amycolatopsis sp. FBCC-B4732, the genomic stretch ACGAGGTCGTCGCCGGGCACAGCGGCGGCGACCTCGTCCGCGCGGGGTGCCACTCCGAAGCCGATCACACTGACCACCACCGTTCCGTATCGAATGAAACCGTATCACTTGACGCCCTTTGGGGTAGGGTGCTCGCATGACCGGTAAGCCCAGGATCCGCGCCACCGACCGCCCGGGGGACGTGTCCCCCTTCGCATTGGGACTGCTGCTGCGCCGGGCGCACGCCCGGGCGGCGGGGGCGATGGCTGCCGCTATGCGCCCGCACGGGTTGGAGCTGAGGCACTTCGCCGTGTTGATCGTCCTCGCCGACCGCGGGCCGACGATGCAGCGGGACTTGGTCGAGGCGACGGGTTCGGACAAGGCCGGGGTCATGCGGGTCGTCGACGACCTGGAAGCGAAGGGGTTCGCGGTCCGCAACACCGTGCCGGGTGACCGGCGGGTGCGCGAGATCGAGATCACCCCGGCCGGCCTGAAGGCGTTCGACGCCGCACACGAGGAGGCGCTCACCCCGGCCCGGGAATTGGTCTCGCATCTGGGCGCCGGCGAGCCGGCGAAG encodes the following:
- a CDS encoding MarR family winged helix-turn-helix transcriptional regulator yields the protein MTGKPRIRATDRPGDVSPFALGLLLRRAHARAAGAMAAAMRPHGLELRHFAVLIVLADRGPTMQRDLVEATGSDKAGVMRVVDDLEAKGFAVRNTVPGDRRVREIEITPAGLKAFDAAHEEALTPARELVSHLGAGEPAKLMDLLTRFTYPPVDEA